In Zygosaccharomyces rouxii strain CBS732 chromosome F complete sequence, a single window of DNA contains:
- the HMLALPHA2 gene encoding homeodomain mating type protein alpha2 (similar to uniprot|Q6B2C0 Saccharomyces cerevisiae YCR039C MATALPHA2 Homeobox-domain containing protein which in haploid cells acts with Mcm1p to repress a-specific genes in diploid cells Alpha2p acts together with A1p to repress transcription of haploid-specific genes), whose protein sequence is MNKIPIERLLNPVHQEFPHEKLKNINNKLLALCSKLPSENEQFEKDKAELEKILPSLNILIRECGSSKEDQKMVHRIHQLSSVFSLLLNEVSELKSKRSQFLRSKPKYHLPYAAALGNTGKEGMVFNIVTQDTLNSARRSNKTYRGHRLPKHITRLLESWFNRNIEHPYLQTSSMKELMVETKLSGPQIKNWVSNRRRKEKSLTISFEVSELVKESKQGTEELNE, encoded by the coding sequence ATGAATAAGATCCCAATTGAACGATTACTAAATCCAGTACATCAAGAATTTCCTCATGAAAAACTCAAGAACATCAACAATAAACTTCTAGCTTTATGTTCCAAACTACCTTCAGAAAATGAACAGTTTGAAAAAGACAAAGCAGAGCTAGAGAAGATACTTCCATCTCTAAACATTCTCATAAGAGAATGTGGTTCTTCGAAGGAAGATCAGAAGATGGTTCATAGAATACATCAGTTATCCTCCGTCTTTTCCTTGCTATTAAATGAAGTATCTGAATTAAAATCTAAAAGGAGCCAATTTCTTCGTTCCAAACCAAAGTATCATCTTCCTTATGCAGCTGCACTTGGTAATACAGGTAAAGAGGGTATGGTTTTCAACATTGTTACACAAGATACGTTAAATTCTGCTAGAAGGTCAAATAAGACTTATAGAGGACATCGACTTCCTAAACATATAACACGTTTACTGGAGTCCTGGTTCAATAGAAACATCGAGCATCCTTACCTGCAAACTAGTTCCATGAAGGAACTCATGGTTGAGACTAAATTATCAGGACCTCAAATTAAAAACTGGGTGTCtaatagaagaagaaaagagaaatcaCTTACgatttcttttgaagtaTCGGAGTTAGTGAAGGAAAGTAAACAGGGTactgaagaattgaacGAGTAA
- the VAC17 gene encoding Vac17p (similar to uniprot|P25591 Saccharomyces cerevisiae YCL063W VAC17 vacuole inheritance): protein MPSLDDISERLFIRSQEAVLQLELWIRRQQHLSEIEHEHARDKIADQYNLYMAQLNSLCVRSEYVRDKLNAGYQNRKPPIVNEQNYIEDLVYEFQDITVKLNELAQNQKEQVTPSSKHSNGSVNSFQPRPLKITERYRTDIGATRQSPTRINGKLKNVNFVEESLPELFCPSKCTSLPGSPLKMRSPDRLPDRPLRVAKSYDTGLNPNSRAKLKKQKEEEMLSVFKENQRLSITFCDDIDEGSDSASDQNTVISTSPIPPSHPIQYDVQSEKPPLRRYNSHDSVLSTKVQPISSAKCPTFLTIPTANRPSMKSVTVSSAPIISSTGGKASSKDLLSSFISNTQDYDKKARNDNGNNNRFSSNLIWNLFKQKSQKNRNPTPLRVPQQDVTSERKENQLLTTSHPSGVYSSCSRLLVKNQNSSIISPTRQRITNGNTMYDELQEALDTELVL from the coding sequence ATGCCGAGCCTGGATGACATATCTGAGAGGCTTTTCATAAGGTCTCAAGAAGCTGTATTGCAGTTAGAACTGTGGATCAGACGACAACAACATCTAAGTGAGATTGAACATGAACATGCTAGGGATAAAATTGCAGATCAATACAATCTTTATATGGCCCAGCTGAATTCATTATGTGTAAGATCAGAGTACGTTAGGGACAAATTGAATGCAGGTTATCAAAATCGTAAACCCCCCATTGTCAATGAGCAGAACTACATTGAAGACTTGGTGTACGAATTTCAAGATATTACAGTTAAGTTGAATGAATTAGctcaaaatcaaaaagaacaagTGACTCCGTCTTCAAAGCATTCTAACGGAAGTGTAAATTCTTTCCAACCACGTCCTTTGAAGATTACTGAACGATATAGGACAGATATTGGGGCAACTCGACAGTCACCTACGAGGATTAAtgggaaattgaaaaatgtgaATTTTGTCGAGGAATCTCTACCTGAATTATTTTGTCCATCTAAGTGTACGTCACTACCGGGGTCACCTTTAAAGATGAGATCACCCGATAGATTACCAGATAGACCGCTTAGAGTGGCTAAATCTTATGATACCGGGTTGAATCCTAATTCGAGAGCTAAActgaaaaaacaaaaggaGGAAGAGATGCTATCAGTATTTAAAGAGAACCAACGTCTCTCCATTACATTCTgtgatgatattgatgaaggAAGTGATTCAGCTTCAGACCAAAATACCGTTATTTCAACTAGTCCTATCCCTCCCTCACATCCTATCCAATATGATGTTCAAAGTGAAAAACCTCCCCTGAGAAGATACAATTCGCACGACAGTGTGCTATCTACAAAAGTTCAGCCTATTTCCTCCGCTAAATGTCCTACTTTCCTTACGATACCTACTGCTAATAGGCCGTCTATGAAAAGTGTAACGGTTAGTAGTGCACCAATCATATCCAGTACAGGAGGTAAAGCTAGCTCCAAGGACTTGTTATCTTCGTTCATTTCTAATACCCAGGATTACGACAAGAAGGCACGAAatgataatggtaataataatagatTTTCTAGTAATTTGATctggaatcttttcaaacaAAAGAGTCAGAAGAATCGTAATCCTACTCCTCTACGTGTTCCACAGCAGGATGTGACCTCAGAGAGAAAAGAGAATCAATTACTGACTACAAGCCACCCCAGTGGAGTTtattcatcttgttctAGATTGCTGGTTAAAAATCAGAACTCAAGTATTATCTCTCCAACGCGGCAAAGGATCACAAATGGTAATACAATGTATGATGAGCTTCAAGAGGCCTTGGATACCGAACTAGTTCTCTAA
- the HMLALPHA1 gene encoding transcriptional co-activator mating type protein alpha (similar to uniprot|P01365 Saccharomyces cerevisiae YCR040W MATALPHA1 Transcriptional co-activator involved in regulation of mating-type-specific gene expression targets the transcription factor Mcm1p to the promoters of alpha-specific genes one of two genes encoded by the alpha mating type cassette), translating to MNTKSFRGFKSNQPLFKVKVEKKGRSKRPTLQDTTQTSKCIAGKCIEDQQVNVFMTVSKLIKIPSPPEVLLRKIEEEKHKLKKDDFNMDNILLWDPYVYWGEGYFFSIADSSLNNLSTKGSRKGCSEKPLNSFMAFRAYNSQFGNGLKQNILSSLLAAAWHSHPEQQKIWDTFAQQFNFVKPKCGFVEWVDQRYERESCI from the coding sequence ATGAATACAAAAAGCTTCAGAGGATTCAAGAGTAATCAACCTCTATTTAAAGTTaaagttgaaaagaagggCAGGTCTAAAAGACCTACGCTACAAGATACTACCCAGACTTCTAAGTGTATAGCTGGGAAGTGTATAGAAGATCAACAGGTGAACGTGTTTATGACTGTTTCAAAACTAATCAAGATTCCTTCACCGCCAGAGGTTCTGCTGAggaaaattgaagaagagaaacaTAAATTAAAGAAGGATGATTTTAATATGGATAACATCCTTCTCTGGGATCCTTATGTGTATTGGGGAGAGGGCTATTTCTTTTCCATTGCTGATTCATCACTAAATAATCTAAGTACTAAAGGCTCTCGAAAAGGCTGCTCAGAGAAACCGCTGAATTCCTTTATGGCTTTCAGAGCTTACAATTCCCAATTTGGAAATGGCttaaaacaaaatattttATCTTCCTTACTAGCTGCTGCGTGGCATTCTCATCCCGAGCAACAAAAAATATGGGACACATTTGCGCAGCAGTTTAATTTTGTCAAGCCGAAGTGTGGGTTTGTGGAGTGGGTGGATCAAAGATATGAGCGGGAGAGTTGTATTTAG
- a CDS encoding uncharacterized protein (no similarity) → MLDRMRYFTASSLIANLEDILILPPAHPPPSSSTYTYPALRRPAAAAAAAKAQAQAQAQAQAANAQAANPAAPAPPATNAERNAKTKPAPGGKVSKQRIHPKKKPSPPPRLRRPASAVQQIACHLMVFNSIVDISQKIHPVSIEHYFRMHKITF, encoded by the coding sequence ATGTTAGATCGAATGCGCTATTTCACCGCTTCTTCGCTCATCGccaatttggaagatatcCTAATACTCCCCCCGGCGCACCCTCCCCCATCCTCCTCCACCTACACATACCCGGCCCTGCGGCGTCCTGCCGCCGCCGCCGCCGCCGCCAAAGCGCAAgcacaagcacaagcacaagcaCAAGCCGCCAACGCCCAAGCCGCCAACCCTGCCGCCCCAGCCCCACCTGCAACCAACGCTGAGAGAAATGCAAAAACAAAACCCGCCCCCGGCGGCAAAGTCTCCAAGCAGCGAATCCACCCCAAGAAAAAACCATCGCCCCCGCCCCGCCTCCGCCGCCCCGCCTCCGCCGTCCAGCAAATCGCTTGTCACTTAATGGTTTTTAATAGCATTGTGGATATTTCACAGAAGATTCATCCAGTAAGTATAGAACACTATTTTAGAATGCACAAAATAACTTTTTGA
- the CHA1 gene encoding L-serine/L-threonine ammonia-lyase CHA1 (similar to uniprot|P25379 Saccharomyces cerevisiae YCL064C CHA1 catabolism of hydroxy amino acids catabolic serine (threonine) dehydratase), which produces MNNWYYKTPLLRQILNWKTTTELPQIFIKYENLQPGGSFKSRGIGNLISLKSENGLVKSHVLSSSGGNAGLAAAIASKQMELPCTVVVPTSTKQRMVQKIKNSGAEVIIRGSHWKEADNYLQQNYIQSFRNDGTSKPLYVHPFDDPKVWEGHSTMVHEIIDNLREQNISVENVRGIVCSVGGGGLFNGIIKGLEDHGLADKIPVIAVETYGCNVLNASLNAGRPVMLDKITSLATSLGSTYIPQGVFENAVRYGAKSLVLEDKDVIETCLRYVSDFGQIVEPACGASLHIGYHPELLENFLGGFSKDDIIVIIACGGSTTTFKDLTIASKNFSIS; this is translated from the coding sequence ATGAATAATTGGTATTACAAGACACCGCTCCTTAGacaaattttgaattggaagacTACCACGGAACTACCgcaaattttcatcaaatatGAAAATTTGCAGCCTGGTGGAAGCTTCAAAAGTAGGGGAATCGGCAACCTAATATCACTCAAATCGGAGAATGGATTAGTTAAATCTCACGTTCTTAGCAgttctggtggtaatgcAGGATTAGCGGCTGCAATTGCAAGTAAGCAGATGGAGCTGCCGTGTACTGTGGTAGTTCCTACTTCTACAAAACAAAGAATGGTGCAGAAGATTAAGAATAGTGGTGCAGAAGTTATTATTAGAGGTTCACATTGGAAAGAAGCAGATAATTACTTGCAACAAAACTATATACAAAGTTTTCGAAACGATGGAACATCTAAACCTCTCTACGTGCATCCGTTTGATGATCCTAAAGTTTGGGAAGGCCATTCTACAATGGTTCATGAAATAATAGATAATTTACGGGAACAAAATATTTCAGTTGAGAATGTTAGGGGAATTGTTTGTAGTGTTGGTGGCGGTGGCTTATTCAATGGAATAATTAAAGGGCTGGAAGACCATGGATTGGCAGACAAGATTCCAGTCATTGCAGTGGAAACATATGGATGTAACGTTTTAAATGCATCATTGAATGCTGGAAGGCCTGTTATGTTAGATAAAATTACTAGCTTGGCCACGTCCTTGGGTTCCACGTACATACCTCAAGgtgtttttgaaaatgcCGTGCGCTATGGGGCCAAATCTTTAGTCCTTGAAGATAAAGATGTGATTGAAACTTGTCTAAGATATGTAAGTGATTTTGGTCAGATTGTCGAACCTGCCTGTGGAGCAAGTCTCCACATAGGTTATCATCCAGaacttttggaaaatttcttggGGGGCTTTTCAAAGGATGATATAATTGTGATCATAGCTTGTGGTGGATCGACAACtactttcaaagatttaaCTATTGCttctaaaaatttttctatATCATAG